The genomic stretch CAGTCGTCTCCGTGATCCCGTACATGTTGATCAGCATTGGCGAATCTTCAGGGTGTCGATCATACCAATCCTCGAGACGGCTCAGGTCAAGCGCTTCACCGCCAAAAATGACATAGCGCAACGCGAGCGCCTGCCCGGTTTCCTCATCTTCTCGCTCTGCCTGCATCAATTGATAGAAGGCGGACGGAGTCTGGTTGAGAACGGTCACTCCCTCTTTGGCCAGCAGGAGCAAGAACTCCCTCGGTGAACGACTGATCGTATGCGGTACAACGAGAAGTCTACCGCCATGCAGCAACGGACCCCAGATCTCCCAAACGGAAAAGTCGAACGCATAGGAGTGGAACATCGTCCAGACATCCTCCGCATGAAAATGGAACCAGTGCTCAGTCGAAGCGAACAAGCGAACCACATTTTGATGCGGGATGACAACACCTTTTGGTCTGCCTGTCGAACCGGATGTGTAGATGACATAGGCAGGGCTGAGTGGGGACAAGTTCGCGAGACGGTCCTTTGCACGTGGATTGGTTTTCGGATACGTATTCAAACGTTCCACGAAGTTCACATCATCGAGCACGATCTTTGGCGTTTCCTGTGCCGCGGGCAGATTTTCTAGCACTTGTGTGTTCGCGATCATGCAGATCGGCTGGGTATCGGCGAGCATGAATGCAATCCGCTCAGCTGGGTAATCGGGATCTAGCGGCAGATACGTACCGCCAGCTTTTAGCACAGCTAACAACCCTACGATCATGTCCAGCGAGCGCGGCAAGGCGAGCGCGACGATCCGCTCTGGCCCAACACCGCTTGCGATCAACAGATGCGCCAATCGATTCGCCCTTTCGTTCAGTTCTGCGTAACTCAGATCAACATCCTCGCAGGTCACAGCGATCGCGTCCAGACTGCGTGCCACCTGTTCCTCAAACAACTCCACGAGCGTAGCGTGCGGTCCTACAGTTGGAACTTCGTTCCACTCGTGCAGGATTTTGTGACGCTCATCGGGCGCGAGAATATCCAAATGCCCGATCGGTTGCTCAGGGTCGGTTGCAGCAGCCTCTAACAAGCGCAACAGGCGCGACGCGATCGCTTCTGCCGTCTCTCGTTTGAACAGGTCGGTACTGAACTCCAGCAAGCCCTCGATTCCATCTGGCGACCCGTCACCAGCGCGGCGCTCGCGAAGTTCAACTGTGAGATCGAATTTTGAAGCCCCCACGGTGTTCAGTTGCACACTCGTTTGCAATCCTGGCATGTCCAAAGTCGGGTCTGGCGTATTTTGGAACACAAACATGAGTTGGAACAGCGGGTGCCGAGATCGCGAACGAACGGGGTTCAGCACCTCGACGAGCCGCTCAAAAGGTACATCTTGATGTTCATAAGCTTCCAAATTAACGTGACGGACGCGATCGACCAGTTCGCGGAAGCTCGGATCACCCGACGTGTCGGTTCGCAACACCAACGTATTGATAAACAGTCCGACAAGATCATCGAGCGCATCATCGTTGCGTCCGGCGATCGGACTGCCGATCGGAATATCGGTCCCTGCTCCCAGTCGAGTGAGCAACGCAACCAATCCGGCTTGTAACACCATGAACAGGCTTGCACGGTTGGCACGAGCGAGCGAAAGGAGACGGCCATGCAACCCAGTGTCGATTTGGAAATCAATCGTCTCACCGCGATAACTCGGGCTCATCGGACGCGGGTAATCGGTATGCAGCTCCAATTGATCGGGTAGATTTTGAAGCGTTTGCGTCCAGTACGCAAGTTGCTTTGCGATCAAACTTTCCGCATCGTTGTCACTGCCCAGCAATCGATTTTGCCAGAGCGCATAGTCTGCATATTGGACAGGCAACGGCTTCCACGCCGGCGACTCTTCTTGGCAACGCGCAGCATATGCGACCGAGAGATCACGAGAAAGCGGGTGTAGCGACCAGCCGTCGCCGATGACATGATGCAACAAGATCAGGAGCACATGTTCATCCGGCCCGAGCACGAACAGTTGCGCGCGAATCGCCGATTCGTTTGCGAGATCGAAACTGTACCGTACCGCTTCTTGCAGCAATGCTGGGAGCTTCGCCTCGCTGGTCTCCACAACATGCAACTCCAACTCGGAATCAGCAGGATCGATCACCAACTGATAAGATGTACCCGCCGCATCTGGGAAGATCGTCCGCAGCGTCTCATGTCGAGCCACCACATCGACGAGAGCCGCTTGCAAGGCAACGCGATTCAGTTCGCCACGCAAGCGCGCCACGAGCGGAATGTTGTAGGTCGGGCTCGGTCCTTCCAAACAATGTAGAAACCACAACCTCTGCTGCGCAAAAGACAGCGGAATCTCATTCGGTCGCTCCATCGAACACACCGCTGGGCGGGCACTCTGCGCCTGATCGAGTCGTTTGACTAACCCTGCTACTGTCGGTGCCTCGAACAGGTGTCCGATGGAAAGTTCGACGCCGAACGCCTCGCGGATGCGAATCATCAGACGACCACCGAGTAGGGAATGACCGCCCAGTTCAAAGAACCCATCATCGATCCCCACTCGTGGCATCGAGAGCACTTCGGCAAACAGCTCACAAAGAATCTCTTCTTGTGGCGTCCGCGGACCCCTACCTGTCGCGATCAGACTGAAATCTGGCGCAGGTAACGCCTTGCGATCAATCTTGCCGTTCGGGGTAAGAGGTAACTCGCTTAGCTTCACAATCGCGGAAGGCACCATGTAATCGGGCAAGTATTGCGCGACTACATCGCGGAGTTTTGCAGGTTCGAACGCGTCGTCCGAGGGGGATACGACATACGCGACAAGGCGTTTGTCGCCAGGTTGGTCTTCGCGAACCAGCACGGTGACCTGCTCGACACCCGGCTGCTTGGCAAGCAAAGCCTCGATCTCACCAATCTCGATTCGAAATCCGCGAACTTTTACCTGATGGTCGGAGCGACCCACATATTCCAAGGAGCCGTCTTCCAGCCATTTGGCCAAATCCCCTGTACGGTACATCCGGCTGCCCGGTGAGCCGAACGGATCGGCTACAAAACGCTCCGCTGTCAAATCCGGCCGATTCAAATACCCTCGCGCAAGCCCTGCACCCGCCAGATAGAGATCTCCTACCACACCCCGCGGTACGGGCTGTAAACCAGAATCCAAGACGTATGCCTGTGTATTCCAGATCGGGTTACCGATCGGAGGTGTCCCTTCAACTCGGAACTCTAAGGAAGCAGCCGTAGACCAGATCGTAGTCTCCGTCGGCCCATAGAGATTGGTGATCTGACAGTTCAGTTCCTGCAAAGCAGAGGTGAGTGCGCTCGGAAGTGCCTCACCGCCGACAAGCACGCGCAAATCGCGGAGAAACTCGGGTCGGTTCGACACTAGCGCTTGCCACAGTGTTGGTGTTGCTTGCATGATCGTCGCACCCGATTCAACGATCCTCTCCGCGAGCGCAATCGGCTCCTGTACCACACGTTTCGGAGCGATGGCAACAGAAGCCCCGCTGATGAGCGGAAGGTACACTTCGAGACCCGATATATCAAACGCAACCGTGGTCACAGCCAAGAGGCGATCCTGTTCGTTCAGTTTGAAGCGATCCTGCATCGACAGGAGGAAGTTCGTCAAGTTAGCATAGGAAATGACGACCCCTTTAGGTTTTCCGGTGGAACCAGAGGTATAGATCACATAGGCAGGATGGAGCGACGACCGACGCTCGATCAGTTCATCATCGCGAAGTCCACAATCTGAGCAACGTTCCAATTTGTTGGCCAGATCAGGCTCATCGAGCACGACCTTTTTGACAGTCATGAGTTCAGACAAATTGGCAGCGGTCAGTTGGTTCGTGATCAAGCACAGCGGTTTGGCGTCTTCGAGCACATGCTTGATTCGCTCCCCCGGATAGTCTGGGTCGAGGGGCAGATATGCCGCACCGGCCTTGAGCACAGCCAACATCGCGACAACCAGCTCCGCCACCCTTGGCAACGCTAGTGCTACGATCTGTTCTGGGCCAACCCCTTGCTCGATTAGCAGACGGGCCAGTCGGTTCGCACGCGCATCGAGCTCCGCGTAACTCAAGGAAACATCGTCACCAAGCACAGCGATCGCCTGCGGACGACTTGCCGCCTGTACTTCGAACAACTCCACCACACTGGCCTGCGGTTCAGGATGAACTGTTGCATTCCACTCCACGACGATCTGTTGACGCTCTTCTGGCAAAAGCAGTTCGAAACTGGCGATCGGCAAGTTCAGATCGACCGAGGAAACCGTTTCGAGGAACTGTAAAAATCGTCGTTGATGTGCCACCAGTTCCTCTGCGCTGTAGTTCGCCGGATTCGCGTCCACATCGATCCGCAGGCCGCTCCCATCCGATCGGTCATACACATTGATCGACATGTCATCGACCGGACCCGCCGATAGATTGTGCGTGATCCCGCGATGACCGGCAAAGTTCAAGCTGTAATCGAAGGGCATGATGTTGACCTGAGGGCCGAACAAGCGCCGATTGCCACTGAGCAGTTTCAGCTCGCGCCGCAATTCTTCCTGTCGAAACCCTTGGTGGCGACGCACTTGACGAATCTCAGAGGCGACCTGTGTTGCAAGTTCAGCCAAGCTCATGTCAGGGCGAACCGCCAAACGCAACGGCAACAAATTCATCACCATGCCCGGAATTTTCAAAGCCACCGAGCCCAGACGACACATCATCGGCAGTCCGAGCACCACATCTTGCGCCCCGGTCAGTCGATGAACGTAAGCGGCCGTCGTAGCCAACACGAGATCTGACCAGTTTACCATCATCTTCGTCGCCGCCGCTTTCAAGCGAGAGGCGCTGGCAGGTGGTAGCGATGCAGTCCGTCTGTGAAAGCTGTGCGATGTTTTCGGCGCGCGATCCGCCAGACTGACAACTTCAGGCTCGTCAGCAAAACGCTCCAACCAAAAGCTCCGATCTTTCTCACACTGCTCGGATGTACGATACTGCATGTCAGCTTCCAAGATGGAACGATAGGAAGCAAAAGCTCCCTTGTCGTACGATTCGCCCTGTACGAGCGCCGTATAGAGCCGGGCCACCCGCTGTGCCAAAAGTGCGACACCAAAGCCATCGATCGCGATGTGATGGATTCGTTGATACCAAAGAAAATGATCCTCCGCCACTTTGAACAAAGCTTGTGAAAAAAGTGGCCCCTGCCTGAGATCCACCGTCTTCGCTAGATCGGCCTTCATCCAAGATAGTGCTGCTTCGATCGGTTCCGATTCCGTACTGACATCCACTCGAGATAATGTCCAGTCGGTCTGTGGAGCGATGATCTGCCAAGGCCCTTCATGATCCTCACCGAACTGCAGATGCAATGTCTCCGCTTCTGTCACTACCTGTCGCAAGGCCGCCTCGAAAAGTTCCGGATCGACAGAACCCTGAATCTCTATGTATTCGCCCGTGTTAAAACTCGGATTTTCAACGTCAAGTTTTTGCGCAAACCAAATCCCTGACTGAGCACCTGTCAGTGACCACTGAACGTTCTGACGGTTCTGCAAAGTTTTCTACCTCCTTTGAACAAGCAATAGGTTTGCAGTCTGGCACCACAAGTCACGCTTTTGCCCCTAGTAGTTCGTACCACTTGGCAAGCGTCGGTTGTTCTGCCAGTTCCACAAAAGAGACCTCCACCCCACTGCGTCGCCACCGTTCCACCAAACTCATGATTCGAATCGAATCGAGACCTCTGCTGTTGATTAAGTCTTCATCCTCCCCGAGATCTGCCGAGGAGGTCTGCAACAACTCGGCGACCTGTTCACGCACAAGCGCAGGCGTCAAAAGCTGGTCGTTCTTCCCGGTTGCGGATGGAGCACCAGACTCGAGCAGATTGGATTGGTTCAACGACTCCATCAGATCTTCGGTCAACATCGTGACCCCACAGCGTTCCGCCACGTAGGTCAAAGCCATTTTGTGATGATCGAGCGAGAAATCGGCCACCGCATCGGCCACATAAAACGCTTCTACTTCCTGCATAAATGCATCGCAGGCGGTGAGCAGACATCCGATATGGGCATACACCCCGCAGATGATCATTTGGTCACGACCCTGTTCATGCAAAATCTCCCTGAGATTCGTTTTTTGGAAACCGCTGTATCGCCATTTGGTCAGTTGAAGGTCATTCTCACTCGGGGCCAGATCGGCTACGATCTGTTTTTGATCCGGTACATCCTTGAGGCCCGGTCCCCAAAAATCGAGTTGCAGACCGCGTTGTTCCGTCGTTTGACCACCCGGTTGTGCCGTATAGATGACC from Tumebacillus algifaecis encodes the following:
- a CDS encoding amino acid adenylation domain-containing protein, whose translation is MQNRQNVQWSLTGAQSGIWFAQKLDVENPSFNTGEYIEIQGSVDPELFEAALRQVVTEAETLHLQFGEDHEGPWQIIAPQTDWTLSRVDVSTESEPIEAALSWMKADLAKTVDLRQGPLFSQALFKVAEDHFLWYQRIHHIAIDGFGVALLAQRVARLYTALVQGESYDKGAFASYRSILEADMQYRTSEQCEKDRSFWLERFADEPEVVSLADRAPKTSHSFHRRTASLPPASASRLKAAATKMMVNWSDLVLATTAAYVHRLTGAQDVVLGLPMMCRLGSVALKIPGMVMNLLPLRLAVRPDMSLAELATQVASEIRQVRRHQGFRQEELRRELKLLSGNRRLFGPQVNIMPFDYSLNFAGHRGITHNLSAGPVDDMSINVYDRSDGSGLRIDVDANPANYSAEELVAHQRRFLQFLETVSSVDLNLPIASFELLLPEERQQIVVEWNATVHPEPQASVVELFEVQAASRPQAIAVLGDDVSLSYAELDARANRLARLLIEQGVGPEQIVALALPRVAELVVAMLAVLKAGAAYLPLDPDYPGERIKHVLEDAKPLCLITNQLTAANLSELMTVKKVVLDEPDLANKLERCSDCGLRDDELIERRSSLHPAYVIYTSGSTGKPKGVVISYANLTNFLLSMQDRFKLNEQDRLLAVTTVAFDISGLEVYLPLISGASVAIAPKRVVQEPIALAERIVESGATIMQATPTLWQALVSNRPEFLRDLRVLVGGEALPSALTSALQELNCQITNLYGPTETTIWSTAASLEFRVEGTPPIGNPIWNTQAYVLDSGLQPVPRGVVGDLYLAGAGLARGYLNRPDLTAERFVADPFGSPGSRMYRTGDLAKWLEDGSLEYVGRSDHQVKVRGFRIEIGEIEALLAKQPGVEQVTVLVREDQPGDKRLVAYVVSPSDDAFEPAKLRDVVAQYLPDYMVPSAIVKLSELPLTPNGKIDRKALPAPDFSLIATGRGPRTPQEEILCELFAEVLSMPRVGIDDGFFELGGHSLLGGRLMIRIREAFGVELSIGHLFEAPTVAGLVKRLDQAQSARPAVCSMERPNEIPLSFAQQRLWFLHCLEGPSPTYNIPLVARLRGELNRVALQAALVDVVARHETLRTIFPDAAGTSYQLVIDPADSELELHVVETSEAKLPALLQEAVRYSFDLANESAIRAQLFVLGPDEHVLLILLHHVIGDGWSLHPLSRDLSVAYAARCQEESPAWKPLPVQYADYALWQNRLLGSDNDAESLIAKQLAYWTQTLQNLPDQLELHTDYPRPMSPSYRGETIDFQIDTGLHGRLLSLARANRASLFMVLQAGLVALLTRLGAGTDIPIGSPIAGRNDDALDDLVGLFINTLVLRTDTSGDPSFRELVDRVRHVNLEAYEHQDVPFERLVEVLNPVRSRSRHPLFQLMFVFQNTPDPTLDMPGLQTSVQLNTVGASKFDLTVELRERRAGDGSPDGIEGLLEFSTDLFKRETAEAIASRLLRLLEAAATDPEQPIGHLDILAPDERHKILHEWNEVPTVGPHATLVELFEEQVARSLDAIAVTCEDVDLSYAELNERANRLAHLLIASGVGPERIVALALPRSLDMIVGLLAVLKAGGTYLPLDPDYPAERIAFMLADTQPICMIANTQVLENLPAAQETPKIVLDDVNFVERLNTYPKTNPRAKDRLANLSPLSPAYVIYTSGSTGRPKGVVIPHQNVVRLFASTEHWFHFHAEDVWTMFHSYAFDFSVWEIWGPLLHGGRLLVVPHTISRSPREFLLLLAKEGVTVLNQTPSAFYQLMQAEREDEETGQALALRYVIFGGEALDLSRLEDWYDRHPEDSPMLINMYGITETTVHVTYHPLDRDIVLQIANSLIGRGIPDLRIYVLDGALQPVPPSVIGEMYVAGEGLARGYLGRPGLTAERFVADPYGVPGSRMYRTGDLARWLADGSLDYLGRADHQIKIRGFRIELGEIEAALARHAEIAQVAVIVREDQPGDQRLVAYVVPQTQASPEPIDLRRFVSASLPDHMVPSAFVTMDELPLTPNGKLDRKGLPAPEIMVSMSGRGPRTPQEEILCDLFAEVLAVPRVSIDDGFFDLGGHSLLAVRLTSRIREDLGLELGIGNLFEAPTVAALSELLEMGTSQSALEVLLPLRTLGDNAPLFCVHPAGGLSWCYAGLMKHLGTDTPIYGLQARGIAKRTGFPQTLEEMAEDYLEQIRSVQPHGPYHLLGWSLGGNVVHAMAVLLQERGEQVSLLVMLDSYPSHFLPINEGPSEEEALIALLALGGYDPDSMGDKPLDLASAIEILQSDGSALASLDGETILNLKETYVNSVRILGEYVPRRYEGDLLFFRSTIIPDWFTPIAPETWHPYLDGNIEQIDIHCRHKDLCQPEPLVEIGRVIAAKLREMKGATAQPNEKEIVYDQSI
- a CDS encoding isochorismatase family protein, whose amino-acid sequence is MALPTILPYKMPTASDLPRNKVTWTPDPKRAVLLIHDMQQYFINAFTAGESPIVDLIANIQALKSHCVALGIPVIYTAQPGGQTTEQRGLQLDFWGPGLKDVPDQKQIVADLAPSENDLQLTKWRYSGFQKTNLREILHEQGRDQMIICGVYAHIGCLLTACDAFMQEVEAFYVADAVADFSLDHHKMALTYVAERCGVTMLTEDLMESLNQSNLLESGAPSATGKNDQLLTPALVREQVAELLQTSSADLGEDEDLINSRGLDSIRIMSLVERWRRSGVEVSFVELAEQPTLAKWYELLGAKA